The Athene noctua chromosome 11, bAthNoc1.hap1.1, whole genome shotgun sequence genome has a segment encoding these proteins:
- the LOC141964760 gene encoding LOW QUALITY PROTEIN: uracil phosphoribosyltransferase homolog (The sequence of the model RefSeq protein was modified relative to this genomic sequence to represent the inferred CDS: substituted 1 base at 1 genomic stop codon) has product MKAGLCLFVTTPTGHKYEGVRFEKGNCGVSIMRSGEAMEQGLRDCCRSIRIGKILIQSDEETQRAKVCYAKFPPDIYRRKVLLMYPILSTGNTVIEAVKVLVEHGVQPSVIILLSLFSTPHGAKSIIXEFPEITILTTEVHPVAPTHFRQKYFGTD; this is encoded by the exons ATGAAG gcagGCTTGTGCTTGTTTGTGACCACTCCAACAGGACACAAGTATGAAGGAGTCAGATTTGAAAAAGGAAACTGCGGAGTCAGCATAATGAGAAGTG GAGAGGCAATGGAACAAGGTTTACGAGACTGCTGCAGATCAATCCGCATAGGAAAAATCCTGATACAGAGCGACGAGGAGACGCAACGAGCGAAAGTGTGCTATGCTAAGTTTCCACCAGACATTTACAGGAGAAAAGTTCTACTCATGTACCCAATACTAA GTACTGGTAACACTGTCATTGAGGCTGTCAAAGTCCTTGTAGAACATGGCGTACAACCCAGTGTCATTATCCTGCTAAGCCTATTCTCCACACCTCATG GTGCCAAATCTATCATCTAGGAATTCCCAGAAATCACCATTTTAACTACAGAAGTCCATCCTGTTGCACCAACACACTTCAGACAGAAGTATTTTGGAACAGACTGA